The Fusarium musae strain F31 chromosome 10, whole genome shotgun sequence DNA window GAGGATATCAGTCAAGGTCTGAATGCCTAGGTTACCGGAATAGTTCTCATAGGCCGGCCAAGAAGCCATAGACATATCAGTAATGGCCTTTCGGACCTTATTGTCGAGTCCGAAGGTCAGACGTGTCCAGTCCTCGAGAATTTCCTTGGAATCCGCAGTAGGGTCCCAAGCGAGACGTCCAAATGCGTACAGGTTTGACATGGACAGATGACTTCCAAGCCACGTCTTGTCCAAACCAACATTTGTGACACCAGCATATCCTCCTAGGCGCCTCTTGAAGACCTTTCCTGAAACGATATCGCGGACCTGGGACTTCTTACCGTCGATTCGCATATCAAAGTCCAGGATCGTCTTCCATAATGGAGGCAGATAGACAAGATGGCATTGCTGCCCTAAGTACTCTTGACTGATCTGCAGTTCAATGGCACTATTGGTCTTTCTAAGGTGTGCAAACAAAGGGCTAACAGGCTCCCTGATTTGGAAGTCGATAGGGCCGTATTTGATCTGAACGACCACGTTGTCGTCAAACTTTCCGTCCAgctccttgaagaactcaacAGCGGCGTTGGCACGGTCAGCCTTCCAGTCATTCCAGTCAAGCTTGTCATAAACAAAAGCTCTGAACATAACGACACCGCCGTAGGGCTCGAGGGCTTTGGCAAACATGTTGGCGCCATCAGCTAAAGTGCGGTTATACGTGATAGGTCCTGGCTGGCCCTCTGAGTTCGCCTTGACCAAATAGCCAGCCATATCAGGAATACCATTGTAAAGACCATCTGTCAGGTCATGCCACCACTTAATCACCTTCTCGTCAAGGGGATCAAACGTATCCAGACCTCCGAGCGATTGGGGTGACGCaaagttgagagagagaCCGACCTGAACACCCCAGGGACGAAGCAGGTCGGCAATCTCAATAAGACCCTTACGGTTCTCAGAGTTAAATAGTCTGATATCGGCGTTGACATTGTTGATGACCACGGCGTTGATACCGATGGAGGCGAGAAGACGTCCAAAGAGAGGAACCCGTGAGAGGTCCTTTCGCACATTCTTGACACCGTCAAAAAAGATGGAAGGGCCACCGTAGCCTCTCTCAATAGAGCCATGAGTCGAGCTTGCGTTGAGGTTATCCCACTGGTTGGCCCATCGAATTGGTGCACTCGGGTTCGATGCACGCTCAACTTTCTTGAAGTTGCCCTGGCCGAGCATTGAGAGGTACTCAAAGGCGCCATACAGCGCACCGCGCTCATTCTGGCCAACGATCTTGACAGAGCTGCCAGAAGTGCTGAGCCAGTAGCCGTCAGCCTCAAGCTTGGGATGAGACAATTTGCCCTTGCATGCCTTCTTGAGGTTCTCCTCGGTGGTAACGACAATTGACTGTGAGAAGTCACACGACTTTGAGCTGCTCTCAGTCTTCAGGTCGATGTTGAGAATACCGCTGAAGCCCTTCTGGAGTTCCGAGGCAGCACTACCAAGGGGACTCTTTGCGGAACCACCAATTACATGGATCTTTTGGGGAAATGACTTGGCATTAATGAAGACGCTTGATGGCAAGCGAGCATATCGCAGCcaaccatcaacaccatcctctgCGAGAACGCAGGTGAACAAAGCGAAGAGTAAAGTCGAGAGCCACATGATGAGCTATGACTGCGACTATGATGGTGTGTGACGTTCAGTCTGATTGAAGCGAGGCCATCGTCTTATATCGCAACATGTCTCACGATGATATGCGGAGTAATTACTGGTGACTTGATTCAGGCTATTTGAATTAGCCTTGGGACTGTGGCTACGGCTGAGATCGGCAGCCGATGATACTGTATCAGTTAGTCCATCAATCGGCATCCAGGTTCACTTCGGGGTAAATGGACCGAGCTTCACTGTTCGTCCGGTCTTGGCTGATCTTTTGGACGACTCAGGTGGGCTGGGGTCATAGTGGGAGAACGGCGGATATAGGGAAATAACATTAGTGAAGCCTTGGGAGAACTTCATTGGAGATTATCTACGCTACCATAATCGATGATGAGGTCTTGTAAGCTGCCATAATCTACGGACTCAGTAGTCGGAACTTTACATTAAGCATCAAGAGATTAAGCTTAAGTTCTGTTAATGGCAGATCAATCTGGCAATAAAATGGAGGGGGCAGTGCGTAGCTTTATTTCCCCGCGAAGTGACATCGGCAATCTCTCCGAGGTTTTCAGTCGTTGCCAATGTTGATCTCTGTACTGAAGCGTGCAAGCTGAAGTTTATGTATTTAGGCAAAAACGATGTCGGCGATCAGTTATGTATGCCGTTTCATGCAGGGTACATGACATGAAAGGGATCTGCACAATTCATGTATAACATGGATGATGTGCTATGCATATGCTATGCACAGAAATGCACAGAAATCCATTttgaacagaacagaacagatTGTTTCGTTTCCTTGCCGTCAGGGCCGAGGGGGCAGGTATATGTGCGCCCGCAGTGGTTTAGCGAGTGTAACAGTCACACAGCGCACAAATTGACAGCACAACTTTTGTCTGAGTCAGAGCCAGCAAAATTCGAATTGACATGTGCTGGTCGAGCTCGGATCCCTCAAAATTTTCGACTTGGGATGACTTGCTGTCCTATTCTTGGCAGCTTGACTCACTCACAGCAACGAATAGGTCACCTGATCCATATAAAACATGTGGCTAGTGACTTGTGTAACAGCGAATTTTTGATGAGAATTTTTCTGCACAACGATTGTCATGCAAATTGTGGCGATTTGTGCAAGTATTCATGATGTGATTCGACCGGAACGCTCTGCCAGCGCAGCACGACACTGAACCTAACGTTAAACCCGGCACATGGAGACCCAAAATCGAGGCCCTCCAGTGGGTTATCTCCACTGTTAGGCGTTACAGTGGATTCCGATGTCAAGCTTTTTTGACTTGGGCAAAAGCAATGGGATCGTCTTGATCATAGACAAGCATAATCGTGCTAACGCCCCCTGGCAAACTATACAGCCGCTTTACGTTGCATGCATGGCCAAATCAGCTCGAACTCGCATGCCATCTTACCCAAAGTCCACATGCTAAGGCATGCAAAAGTCTGGTTTGGTCGATGGACCCGTTCTTCATGGCATGTTGGCCGCGTAACAGTTCATCGTTGTTGGCTACATGAGGCTGCAGACCACTATTTTGGTGCATGAGCCCCGTTGAACGTGTTACAGACCTCCACTACGTTAGTAACCGTAC harbors:
- a CDS encoding hypothetical protein (EggNog:ENOG41~CAZy:GH67); this encodes MWLSTLLFALFTCVLAEDGVDGWLRYARLPSSVFINAKSFPQKIHVIGGSAKSPLGSAASELQKGFSGILNIDLKTESSSKSCDFSQSIVVTTEENLKKACKGKLSHPKLEADGYWLSTSGSSVKIVGQNERGALYGAFEYLSMLGQGNFKKVERASNPSAPIRWANQWDNLNASSTHGSIERGYGGPSIFFDGVKNVRKDLSRVPLFGRLLASIGINAVVINNVNADIRLFNSENRKGLIEIADLLRPWGVQVGLSLNFASPQSLGGLDTFDPLDEKVIKWWHDLTDGLYNGIPDMAGYLVKANSEGQPGPITYNRTLADGANMFAKALEPYGGVVMFRAFVYDKLDWNDWKADRANAAVEFFKELDGKFDDNVVVQIKYGPIDFQIREPVSPLFAHLRKTNSAIELQISQEYLGQQCHLVYLPPLWKTILDFDMRIDGKKSQVRDIVSGKVFKRRLGGYAGVTNVGLDKTWLGSHLSMSNLYAFGRLAWDPTADSKEILEDWTRLTFGLDNKVRKAITDMSMASWPAYENYSGNLGIQTLTDILYAHYGPNPASQDNNGWGQWTRATRDHIGMDRTVKNGTGNAGQYPSEIAKRFESTETTPDDLMLWFHHVPYTFKLHSGKTVIQHFYDAHYKGAATAQTFHKTWASLKGKIDNDRLEHDLFRLKYQAGHSIVWRDAINEFYRNLSGIPDKQNRVRNHPYRIEAEKMELDGYKPVNVTPTETASKYVAIYTNSTGTASTTLKSPKGTYNLAVNYYDIVGGKSTWSVYLNKRLIGKWVGDNEERLGHWPSEFLDGHSATRITFEGVKIQPGDKLVIIGKADGKETAALDYVSVLPQGIVD